Genomic window (Gymnogyps californianus isolate 813 chromosome 2, ASM1813914v2, whole genome shotgun sequence):
TAGTTCAATTAGCTAAGAATCTGGGGATGCAAGTccttatgttttctttgtttagcTCAAGGTGTCTGGAAATTTTGCTCTCTGACCTCTCGGTTTGTTGGTCGCTCCATTTCCAGGAGAACAGTGCTGTCATGGGGAGTTACGatagcagagagaaaaatgactAGGAGAAGTCCcttggaggaaggagaaggatcTAGTGGAGACGCAGTGCAGAAGGGCAACCAGGGAAGGTGCATTCAACACTGACCTGTACTGCTAAGCAGCTAGGATGTCGCATTTTTAGACAGGATGGAGATGTATTCGTGGGTAAGGCGAAATTTCTGCAGCAATACCTGCACAGTATTGGTCTGACCAGCTTGCCAGACCCCTTTAGACAAAAAGCAGTTTCACTGCAAATGGTTTTCAGGAACACATATGTAACCCTGACACCCACGTGATGCTGGGTATACTTGGTGGGGGTCACCTGAGCCTTCTTGCCTCCAGGTTGAATGTTGCAGGGGGTCAGTTCTCAGTGGCAGTGGGGCTTTCCTTTTTGCATAGAAAAGCTGGACAGTCTGTACTCTTGATGCAGGGGATTGAAAAGCAACATGAAGTCAGTGTGTaggtttttcatttctcattttagagAAACCTAACTGGTCTTTCTGTTCATCAAATGGATCACAGCAGGTGAATGGACCATTCAGGTGAATTATTCTGCAAATtgtcttgctttcatttctttcattttctgtcatttttttcagttgactATAATCTGTAGCCAGcttccttcatctttttttttccattacctggtaagcattttgtttcttacagATGGAATGTTTTCCCTCAAAGCTTGAGGCATCTGGCAGGAGTTGTGGCTACAAGCAGATCGCACCCGCTGTCAGAGGAGGCTGTTGACTTCCAGAGGTGCTGTGCCTCCACGTTGCCTTCTCCCAGGTGTGTTGGGGGCTCAGCTCCTCGTGCCGTTTTAGAGATTAGGTGGGGCTGGTTTGAAATTGTATGCAAAATATGCTTCACTTAGCACAGCTCTGGAAAGGCACTTTTGGGGGATAAGCTGTTGCGATGCACTGCTTCATTACCTCTCCTCAAATCCCAAACCACTGGGCTTAGCATGCACATGGTCAGCACGAGAATGTATTTTCCCATTTGCATATATTTGCCAGTTAGGCAACATTTAGTCAATATTCAGCACTCTCAAACCTTAAGGTCTGGCCTTCGTGCTCGGCATAGCTGTTCCCCTGTGATGGCCCATACCGATAGGTCTCCACACTCTCAGCTGGTTTGGACTTTGTGGGGACTGGGTCATGCTGGTAGAGCAATGCTGACTTTATCATCCCAAAGTCTTCCTGAATCTTCATCCCTGAATAGATAGCGCCTGAGACGTTTTCTGCCACGTGGGTATAGCTTTGAAGATTTTTCATGTCGCAGAGGTTGTCGCTGTATTTCAGCGCGGATGGCTTGTAGGCCTGGTAGGACACCTTGGTGGTGGTTGTGATGACCGTTTGCAATGGCGGGGCTatgggagaggggctgggaccGTACCTGCAGGGGTAGTCCCCGCTGTAGTAAGGGTGGTTAGCGCTTGTTTGCATCTGTCCATAGTCGCTCCGGTCTCCGCTGCCGGTTTTCCCCCAAGCTGGTTTCAGTCCGTAATGTCTGCCAGGGTTATCGAAGCTCTTATCGTGGGCGGTCACAGCGTTGTGGTGAGATCCACTCAAACTGAGGGGGTCTGTGTCGATGGCAGGACTTGTCAGATCTTTGTAAAACGTTGGGTAAGGGCTGGAGCTTATAAAGGTAGGAACTCCAAACTCGTAGCTGCAAGGCCTGGGCACATAGATCCTTGGATTCGGGCACTTTGGGTATGGTGATAGCTGGTCCTCTTGGAAGCTGGCTGAGTCGTAAGATGCTTTGTAGAGGTCAGCGTTTTGCAGCGAAGGGTAAGACTGGGCTGGAATCGAAAAATTGGTGTCTGTGATGATACCGACCCTTTCTGGGCCATCCATGCAGGGCAGATTCTGTAGGTTATTGGCGTAACCACCGCTGTCGTGGTACCTTCCTGCCTGACAAGGACAAGTAGATCTTTGAGATTCAGGAATCGATACTGCCCACCCACACGTATATGTCTCAACACTTGCACTATTGCTCATTTCAGCCCCAAATGAACAGATGTAGCATGGTGTAAAGCTTTGTTTTGCCCTGGGATCCCCAGTGTGTGCTTATGACACCTTTTTAATTGACTAAAAATCTTCACTTACGACACCTTTTTAATTGACTAATGACTGACTTACCTCTGAGTTTAGAGGTCTCTTTTTCTGGGAATGGTGAAAAGAGGACATTTGCTTCTTAATTGCACTTCGTCTTGCCTCTGCCTCCAATTTACTCTCTGGCCTGGGGTGGTCATGGACTCCTTTAGCCTAAATTAGGATTAACAAAGAATTGGATGTGAACTGGAAAGGGgtaagcaaagagaaaatgcaataaGTAGAAAGAGAGGTAGCCACAGCATGGTCTCTGGTTTGGCACAAGAGAACGGGAAGGAGAAACTATACAAGGAGGgattaaacataaaaataaatacataaaataaaagatgatttGCAGGTagatagaaggaaaaagtgaGGGAGAAGTCGGTGAGGACTGCAGAGCTGATGAAGGAGCAAAGGTGTTACCTATGTTTGTGACATTCAGGACCAGCTAACTAgaaccaaggggaaaaaagattataaaTTTAGTTTGGTTGGTTTTCTGCAGTCCAGGATCTCAGTTCTGCTTTATAACACTCACTGCTAAAACAGTATAAATAGGCTTTAAAGAGGTTTCATGCCACCAGATGACAAATATTCTCTACTCTAAAACCAATAAACACCTTCTTGAATAGGACTGAAAAGTATATCCTGGAAAGCCATCCAAAGATGCTCTGCTATTGAAACATCTGTGGATATGCAGATCTACGTATCCAAAGCTATATTGATATATGATGAAACAATACAGTCTACATGTCCTTACCCATTACATTCCCCTGAGTGGACCTACGTATAGTCCCTAATACAAAgtagaaaacttaaaatttcttttaaaatgctgtccTTTCCTATATAGAAATTAACTTCTAAGTGAGGATTTATCAACTAGTTTGATGgtaaaaatcttcagttttctcATGTCTGTTACAGACTATTTGAATAATAATACAGGTGAGAATTTGGGAACATGGCCAGTTTGCTTCTATTTACTGATTGGAGAACAGAATTCACTGCAGTGTGggtcagggggaaaaaaaaaaaaaaaatcatccagcAGAGAATGTAATCTCATAGAATAGAAACTTTTAGTGAAATTTTTGTCCTAATGTTgctaaaaaagaacaaatcaacatgaaatttcaaattttagcttttgaaatttcctttttttctggcaagttttaaaataatcttaaaattcAAAGGTTATTTTCACATGAAGTAGAATTTTCACATTTCAACTTGTGCAATTTAAgtaaggcttttcttttcccatttatttattttaataggaaataaatattaGGTCCTTGGCGAGATTCAGTTGTCAGACATGCCAGGGTGCAGGACAACCTTTTTGTTCATATTTGTGTACTGTAAACAGGAGAATTTTAGACATCAATAGTGATGTTATAGTTAAAAGTGAATATAGTTAACTCTCAagtactgcttttaaaaagacagccaaatgttgttttatttgttcctgCCATGTTTGTATGGCAAGACAGAGGAATTCAGTCATGGACCAGAACTCCACCATGCTCACCAGGCTCAGtgttacacaaaaaaaaagaaaaaagaggggg
Coding sequences:
- the GCM2 gene encoding chorion-specific transcription factor GCMb codes for the protein MKLTWDINDPKLPQEPKHFDAFQEWPDGYVRFIYSSEEKNAQRHLSGWAMRNTNNHNCQILKKSCLGVVVCARSCALPGGARLQLRPAICDKARQKQQKKACPNCNSALELIPCRGHSGYPVTNFWRLDGKAIFFQAKGVHDHPRPESKLEAEARRSAIKKQMSSFHHSQKKRPLNSEAGRYHDSGGYANNLQNLPCMDGPERVGIITDTNFSIPAQSYPSLQNADLYKASYDSASFQEDQLSPYPKCPNPRIYVPRPCSYEFGVPTFISSSPYPTFYKDLTSPAIDTDPLSLSGSHHNAVTAHDKSFDNPGRHYGLKPAWGKTGSGDRSDYGQMQTSANHPYYSGDYPCRYGPSPSPIAPPLQTVITTTTKVSYQAYKPSALKYSDNLCDMKNLQSYTHVAENVSGAIYSGMKIQEDFGMIKSALLYQHDPVPTKSKPAESVETYRYGPSQGNSYAEHEGQTLRFESAEY